A genomic stretch from Doryrhamphus excisus isolate RoL2022-K1 chromosome 23, RoL_Dexc_1.0, whole genome shotgun sequence includes:
- the LOC131110093 gene encoding zinc finger protein ubi-d4-like isoform X1, protein MHYTVNSRAVREDITKADKGRMGGWPATPAGGSATHQSREGQLHNVMSMLGEQYYRDAMEQCHSYNARLCAERSILMPFLDSQTGVAQSNCYIWMEKRHRSAGVAPGQLYTYPARRWRKKRRSHPPEDPRLAFPPLKAADLELGLKRDALGAVDGSSLEALLKGEPVDRRSGVADVRGPEDDAATAEPPASSAATHTSSGRVRKRVLDHDDYLDDLDDEDFEDETPKRRGKSKSKGRGDKNGKKKSEAAAAALEERDKPYACDICGKRYKNRPGLSYHYTHSHLAEEEGEDREEIEAPPTPRQPEEQKTANKKGPNGLALPNDYCDFCLGDSTMNQKTGQSEELVSCSDCGRSGHPTCLQFTPVMMAAVKTYRWQCIECKCCNVCGTSENDDQLLFCDDCDRGYHMYCLSPPMTEPPEGSWSCHLCLALLKDKASIYQQNQNLASE, encoded by the exons ATGCATTACACTG TGAACAGCAGGGCAGTCAGGGAGGACATCACCAAAGCGGACAAAGGAAGGATGGGAGGATGGCCGGCAACCCCAGCCGGTGGCTCTGCAACTCACCAGAGCCGAGAAGGGCAGCTGCACAATGTAATGTCGAT GCTCGGGGAGCAGTACTACCGCGATGCCATGGAGCAATGCCACAGCTACAATGCCCGCCTGTGTGCCGAGCGCAGCATCCTGATGCCCTTCCTGGACTCGCAGACCGGCGTGGCTCAGTCCAACTGCTACATCTGGATGGAGAAGAGGCATCGGAGCGCAG GTGTGGCTCCAGGTCAGCTGTACACTTACCCGGCTCGTCGCTGGAGGAAGAAACGGCGCTCTCACCCGCCTGAGGACCCCCGCCTGGCTTTCCCCCCTCTCAAAGCAG CAGATTTAGAGCTGGGTCTGAAGCGCGACGCCTTGGGGGCGGTGGACGGCAGCAGTCTGGAGGCGTTGCTCAAGGGCGAGCCCGTGGACAGGAGGAGCGGCGTGGCGGACGTCCGTGGTCCCGAGGACGATGCGGCCACCGCCGAGCCCCCTGCCAGCTCTGCGGCCACGCACACGTCTTCTGGACGCGTCCGCAAG AGAGTCTTGGACCACGATGACTACCTGGATGACTTGGACGATGAAGACTTTGAGGACGAGACCCCCAAGAGGCGGGGCAAGAGCAAATCCAAA GGGCGCGGCGACAAGAACGGCAAGAAGAAAAGCGAGGCTGCAGCTGCAGCTCTGGAGGAACGAGACAAACCCTACGCCTGCGACA tctgTGGGAAGCGCTACAAGAACCGTCCGGGCCTCAGCTACCACTATACACATTCTCACCTGGCCGAGGAGGAGGGCGAGGACCGCGAGGAGATCGAGGCACCACCCACTCCTCGCCAGCCTGAGGAGCAGAAGA CAGCCAATAAGAAGGGTCCCAATGGCCTGGCGCTGCCCAACGATTACTGCGACTTCTGTCTGGGAGACTCCACCATGAACCAGAAGACCGGCCAGTCGGAGGAGCTCGTGTCCTGCTCGGACTGCGGACGCTCAG GCCACCCGACGTGTCTGCAGTTCACGCCCGTGATGATGGCGGCCGTCAAGACCTaccgctggcagtgcatcgagtgCAAGTGCTGCAACGTGTGCGGCACCTCGGAGAATGAC GACCAGCTGCTGTTCTGTGACGACTGCGACCGAGGCTACCACATGTACTGCCTTTCCCCCCCCATGACCGAGCCCCCCGAGG GGAGCTGGAGCTGCCACCTGTGCCTGGCTCTGCTCAAGGACAAAGCCTCCATCTACCAGCAGAACCAGAACCTCGCCTCCGAGTGA
- the LOC131110093 gene encoding zinc finger protein ubi-d4-like isoform X2 — MHYTVNSRAVREDITKADKGRMGGWPATPAGGSATHQSREGQLHNVMSMLGEQYYRDAMEQCHSYNARLCAERSILMPFLDSQTGVAQSNCYIWMEKRHRSAGVAPGQLYTYPARRWRKKRRSHPPEDPRLAFPPLKAADLELGLKRDALGAVDGSSLEALLKGEPVDRRSGVADVRGPEDDAATAEPPASSAATHTSSGRVRKRVLDHDDYLDDLDDEDFEDETPKRRGKSKSKGRGDKNGKKKSEAAAAALEERDKPYACDICGKRYKNRPGLSYHYTHSHLAEEEGEDREEIEAPPTPRQPEEQKTNKKGPNGLALPNDYCDFCLGDSTMNQKTGQSEELVSCSDCGRSGHPTCLQFTPVMMAAVKTYRWQCIECKCCNVCGTSENDDQLLFCDDCDRGYHMYCLSPPMTEPPEGSWSCHLCLALLKDKASIYQQNQNLASE; from the exons ATGCATTACACTG TGAACAGCAGGGCAGTCAGGGAGGACATCACCAAAGCGGACAAAGGAAGGATGGGAGGATGGCCGGCAACCCCAGCCGGTGGCTCTGCAACTCACCAGAGCCGAGAAGGGCAGCTGCACAATGTAATGTCGAT GCTCGGGGAGCAGTACTACCGCGATGCCATGGAGCAATGCCACAGCTACAATGCCCGCCTGTGTGCCGAGCGCAGCATCCTGATGCCCTTCCTGGACTCGCAGACCGGCGTGGCTCAGTCCAACTGCTACATCTGGATGGAGAAGAGGCATCGGAGCGCAG GTGTGGCTCCAGGTCAGCTGTACACTTACCCGGCTCGTCGCTGGAGGAAGAAACGGCGCTCTCACCCGCCTGAGGACCCCCGCCTGGCTTTCCCCCCTCTCAAAGCAG CAGATTTAGAGCTGGGTCTGAAGCGCGACGCCTTGGGGGCGGTGGACGGCAGCAGTCTGGAGGCGTTGCTCAAGGGCGAGCCCGTGGACAGGAGGAGCGGCGTGGCGGACGTCCGTGGTCCCGAGGACGATGCGGCCACCGCCGAGCCCCCTGCCAGCTCTGCGGCCACGCACACGTCTTCTGGACGCGTCCGCAAG AGAGTCTTGGACCACGATGACTACCTGGATGACTTGGACGATGAAGACTTTGAGGACGAGACCCCCAAGAGGCGGGGCAAGAGCAAATCCAAA GGGCGCGGCGACAAGAACGGCAAGAAGAAAAGCGAGGCTGCAGCTGCAGCTCTGGAGGAACGAGACAAACCCTACGCCTGCGACA tctgTGGGAAGCGCTACAAGAACCGTCCGGGCCTCAGCTACCACTATACACATTCTCACCTGGCCGAGGAGGAGGGCGAGGACCGCGAGGAGATCGAGGCACCACCCACTCCTCGCCAGCCTGAGGAGCAGAAGA CCAATAAGAAGGGTCCCAATGGCCTGGCGCTGCCCAACGATTACTGCGACTTCTGTCTGGGAGACTCCACCATGAACCAGAAGACCGGCCAGTCGGAGGAGCTCGTGTCCTGCTCGGACTGCGGACGCTCAG GCCACCCGACGTGTCTGCAGTTCACGCCCGTGATGATGGCGGCCGTCAAGACCTaccgctggcagtgcatcgagtgCAAGTGCTGCAACGTGTGCGGCACCTCGGAGAATGAC GACCAGCTGCTGTTCTGTGACGACTGCGACCGAGGCTACCACATGTACTGCCTTTCCCCCCCCATGACCGAGCCCCCCGAGG GGAGCTGGAGCTGCCACCTGTGCCTGGCTCTGCTCAAGGACAAAGCCTCCATCTACCAGCAGAACCAGAACCTCGCCTCCGAGTGA
- the LOC131110093 gene encoding zinc finger protein ubi-d4-like isoform X3, which produces MHYTVNSRAVREDITKADKGRMGGWPATPAGGSATHQSREGQLHNVMSMLGEQYYRDAMEQCHSYNARLCAERSILMPFLDSQTGVAQSNCYIWMEKRHRSAGVAPGQLYTYPARRWRKKRRSHPPEDPRLAFPPLKADLELGLKRDALGAVDGSSLEALLKGEPVDRRSGVADVRGPEDDAATAEPPASSAATHTSSGRVRKRVLDHDDYLDDLDDEDFEDETPKRRGKSKSKGRGDKNGKKKSEAAAAALEERDKPYACDICGKRYKNRPGLSYHYTHSHLAEEEGEDREEIEAPPTPRQPEEQKTANKKGPNGLALPNDYCDFCLGDSTMNQKTGQSEELVSCSDCGRSGHPTCLQFTPVMMAAVKTYRWQCIECKCCNVCGTSENDDQLLFCDDCDRGYHMYCLSPPMTEPPEGSWSCHLCLALLKDKASIYQQNQNLASE; this is translated from the exons ATGCATTACACTG TGAACAGCAGGGCAGTCAGGGAGGACATCACCAAAGCGGACAAAGGAAGGATGGGAGGATGGCCGGCAACCCCAGCCGGTGGCTCTGCAACTCACCAGAGCCGAGAAGGGCAGCTGCACAATGTAATGTCGAT GCTCGGGGAGCAGTACTACCGCGATGCCATGGAGCAATGCCACAGCTACAATGCCCGCCTGTGTGCCGAGCGCAGCATCCTGATGCCCTTCCTGGACTCGCAGACCGGCGTGGCTCAGTCCAACTGCTACATCTGGATGGAGAAGAGGCATCGGAGCGCAG GTGTGGCTCCAGGTCAGCTGTACACTTACCCGGCTCGTCGCTGGAGGAAGAAACGGCGCTCTCACCCGCCTGAGGACCCCCGCCTGGCTTTCCCCCCTCTCAAAGCAG ATTTAGAGCTGGGTCTGAAGCGCGACGCCTTGGGGGCGGTGGACGGCAGCAGTCTGGAGGCGTTGCTCAAGGGCGAGCCCGTGGACAGGAGGAGCGGCGTGGCGGACGTCCGTGGTCCCGAGGACGATGCGGCCACCGCCGAGCCCCCTGCCAGCTCTGCGGCCACGCACACGTCTTCTGGACGCGTCCGCAAG AGAGTCTTGGACCACGATGACTACCTGGATGACTTGGACGATGAAGACTTTGAGGACGAGACCCCCAAGAGGCGGGGCAAGAGCAAATCCAAA GGGCGCGGCGACAAGAACGGCAAGAAGAAAAGCGAGGCTGCAGCTGCAGCTCTGGAGGAACGAGACAAACCCTACGCCTGCGACA tctgTGGGAAGCGCTACAAGAACCGTCCGGGCCTCAGCTACCACTATACACATTCTCACCTGGCCGAGGAGGAGGGCGAGGACCGCGAGGAGATCGAGGCACCACCCACTCCTCGCCAGCCTGAGGAGCAGAAGA CAGCCAATAAGAAGGGTCCCAATGGCCTGGCGCTGCCCAACGATTACTGCGACTTCTGTCTGGGAGACTCCACCATGAACCAGAAGACCGGCCAGTCGGAGGAGCTCGTGTCCTGCTCGGACTGCGGACGCTCAG GCCACCCGACGTGTCTGCAGTTCACGCCCGTGATGATGGCGGCCGTCAAGACCTaccgctggcagtgcatcgagtgCAAGTGCTGCAACGTGTGCGGCACCTCGGAGAATGAC GACCAGCTGCTGTTCTGTGACGACTGCGACCGAGGCTACCACATGTACTGCCTTTCCCCCCCCATGACCGAGCCCCCCGAGG GGAGCTGGAGCTGCCACCTGTGCCTGGCTCTGCTCAAGGACAAAGCCTCCATCTACCAGCAGAACCAGAACCTCGCCTCCGAGTGA
- the LOC131110093 gene encoding zinc finger protein ubi-d4-like isoform X8, with protein MHYTVNSRAVREDITKADKGRMGGWPATPAGGSATHQSREGQLHNVMSMLGEQYYRDAMEQCHSYNARLCAERSILMPFLDSQTGVAQSNCYIWMEKRHRSAGVAPGQLYTYPARRWRKKRRSHPPEDPRLAFPPLKAADLELGLKRDALGAVDGSSLEALLKGEPVDRRSGVADVRGPEDDAATAEPPASSAATHTSSGRVRKRVLDHDDYLDDLDDEDFEDETPKRRGKSKSKGRGDKNGKKKSEAAAAALEERDKPYACDTANKKGPNGLALPNDYCDFCLGDSTMNQKTGQSEELVSCSDCGRSGHPTCLQFTPVMMAAVKTYRWQCIECKCCNVCGTSENDDQLLFCDDCDRGYHMYCLSPPMTEPPEGSWSCHLCLALLKDKASIYQQNQNLASE; from the exons ATGCATTACACTG TGAACAGCAGGGCAGTCAGGGAGGACATCACCAAAGCGGACAAAGGAAGGATGGGAGGATGGCCGGCAACCCCAGCCGGTGGCTCTGCAACTCACCAGAGCCGAGAAGGGCAGCTGCACAATGTAATGTCGAT GCTCGGGGAGCAGTACTACCGCGATGCCATGGAGCAATGCCACAGCTACAATGCCCGCCTGTGTGCCGAGCGCAGCATCCTGATGCCCTTCCTGGACTCGCAGACCGGCGTGGCTCAGTCCAACTGCTACATCTGGATGGAGAAGAGGCATCGGAGCGCAG GTGTGGCTCCAGGTCAGCTGTACACTTACCCGGCTCGTCGCTGGAGGAAGAAACGGCGCTCTCACCCGCCTGAGGACCCCCGCCTGGCTTTCCCCCCTCTCAAAGCAG CAGATTTAGAGCTGGGTCTGAAGCGCGACGCCTTGGGGGCGGTGGACGGCAGCAGTCTGGAGGCGTTGCTCAAGGGCGAGCCCGTGGACAGGAGGAGCGGCGTGGCGGACGTCCGTGGTCCCGAGGACGATGCGGCCACCGCCGAGCCCCCTGCCAGCTCTGCGGCCACGCACACGTCTTCTGGACGCGTCCGCAAG AGAGTCTTGGACCACGATGACTACCTGGATGACTTGGACGATGAAGACTTTGAGGACGAGACCCCCAAGAGGCGGGGCAAGAGCAAATCCAAA GGGCGCGGCGACAAGAACGGCAAGAAGAAAAGCGAGGCTGCAGCTGCAGCTCTGGAGGAACGAGACAAACCCTACGCCTGCGACA CAGCCAATAAGAAGGGTCCCAATGGCCTGGCGCTGCCCAACGATTACTGCGACTTCTGTCTGGGAGACTCCACCATGAACCAGAAGACCGGCCAGTCGGAGGAGCTCGTGTCCTGCTCGGACTGCGGACGCTCAG GCCACCCGACGTGTCTGCAGTTCACGCCCGTGATGATGGCGGCCGTCAAGACCTaccgctggcagtgcatcgagtgCAAGTGCTGCAACGTGTGCGGCACCTCGGAGAATGAC GACCAGCTGCTGTTCTGTGACGACTGCGACCGAGGCTACCACATGTACTGCCTTTCCCCCCCCATGACCGAGCCCCCCGAGG GGAGCTGGAGCTGCCACCTGTGCCTGGCTCTGCTCAAGGACAAAGCCTCCATCTACCAGCAGAACCAGAACCTCGCCTCCGAGTGA
- the LOC131110093 gene encoding zinc finger protein ubi-d4-like isoform X9, with protein MHYTVNSRAVREDITKADKGRMGGWPATPAGGSATHQSREGQLHNVMSMLGEQYYRDAMEQCHSYNARLCAERSILMPFLDSQTGVAQSNCYIWMEKRHRSAGVAPGQLYTYPARRWRKKRRSHPPEDPRLAFPPLKAADLELGLKRDALGAVDGSSLEALLKGEPVDRRSGVADVRGPEDDAATAEPPASSAATHTSSGRVRKRVLDHDDYLDDLDDEDFEDETPKRRGKSKSKGRGDKNGKKKSEAAAAALEERDKPYACDTNKKGPNGLALPNDYCDFCLGDSTMNQKTGQSEELVSCSDCGRSGHPTCLQFTPVMMAAVKTYRWQCIECKCCNVCGTSENDDQLLFCDDCDRGYHMYCLSPPMTEPPEGSWSCHLCLALLKDKASIYQQNQNLASE; from the exons ATGCATTACACTG TGAACAGCAGGGCAGTCAGGGAGGACATCACCAAAGCGGACAAAGGAAGGATGGGAGGATGGCCGGCAACCCCAGCCGGTGGCTCTGCAACTCACCAGAGCCGAGAAGGGCAGCTGCACAATGTAATGTCGAT GCTCGGGGAGCAGTACTACCGCGATGCCATGGAGCAATGCCACAGCTACAATGCCCGCCTGTGTGCCGAGCGCAGCATCCTGATGCCCTTCCTGGACTCGCAGACCGGCGTGGCTCAGTCCAACTGCTACATCTGGATGGAGAAGAGGCATCGGAGCGCAG GTGTGGCTCCAGGTCAGCTGTACACTTACCCGGCTCGTCGCTGGAGGAAGAAACGGCGCTCTCACCCGCCTGAGGACCCCCGCCTGGCTTTCCCCCCTCTCAAAGCAG CAGATTTAGAGCTGGGTCTGAAGCGCGACGCCTTGGGGGCGGTGGACGGCAGCAGTCTGGAGGCGTTGCTCAAGGGCGAGCCCGTGGACAGGAGGAGCGGCGTGGCGGACGTCCGTGGTCCCGAGGACGATGCGGCCACCGCCGAGCCCCCTGCCAGCTCTGCGGCCACGCACACGTCTTCTGGACGCGTCCGCAAG AGAGTCTTGGACCACGATGACTACCTGGATGACTTGGACGATGAAGACTTTGAGGACGAGACCCCCAAGAGGCGGGGCAAGAGCAAATCCAAA GGGCGCGGCGACAAGAACGGCAAGAAGAAAAGCGAGGCTGCAGCTGCAGCTCTGGAGGAACGAGACAAACCCTACGCCTGCGACA CCAATAAGAAGGGTCCCAATGGCCTGGCGCTGCCCAACGATTACTGCGACTTCTGTCTGGGAGACTCCACCATGAACCAGAAGACCGGCCAGTCGGAGGAGCTCGTGTCCTGCTCGGACTGCGGACGCTCAG GCCACCCGACGTGTCTGCAGTTCACGCCCGTGATGATGGCGGCCGTCAAGACCTaccgctggcagtgcatcgagtgCAAGTGCTGCAACGTGTGCGGCACCTCGGAGAATGAC GACCAGCTGCTGTTCTGTGACGACTGCGACCGAGGCTACCACATGTACTGCCTTTCCCCCCCCATGACCGAGCCCCCCGAGG GGAGCTGGAGCTGCCACCTGTGCCTGGCTCTGCTCAAGGACAAAGCCTCCATCTACCAGCAGAACCAGAACCTCGCCTCCGAGTGA
- the LOC131110093 gene encoding zinc finger protein ubi-d4-like isoform X5, giving the protein MAAAVDSVVKVLGEQYYRDAMEQCHSYNARLCAERSILMPFLDSQTGVAQSNCYIWMEKRHRSAGVAPGQLYTYPARRWRKKRRSHPPEDPRLAFPPLKAADLELGLKRDALGAVDGSSLEALLKGEPVDRRSGVADVRGPEDDAATAEPPASSAATHTSSGRVRKRVLDHDDYLDDLDDEDFEDETPKRRGKSKSKGRGDKNGKKKSEAAAAALEERDKPYACDICGKRYKNRPGLSYHYTHSHLAEEEGEDREEIEAPPTPRQPEEQKTNKKGPNGLALPNDYCDFCLGDSTMNQKTGQSEELVSCSDCGRSGHPTCLQFTPVMMAAVKTYRWQCIECKCCNVCGTSENDDQLLFCDDCDRGYHMYCLSPPMTEPPEGSWSCHLCLALLKDKASIYQQNQNLASE; this is encoded by the exons ATGGCGGCGGCCGTCGACAGTGTTGTGAAAGT GCTCGGGGAGCAGTACTACCGCGATGCCATGGAGCAATGCCACAGCTACAATGCCCGCCTGTGTGCCGAGCGCAGCATCCTGATGCCCTTCCTGGACTCGCAGACCGGCGTGGCTCAGTCCAACTGCTACATCTGGATGGAGAAGAGGCATCGGAGCGCAG GTGTGGCTCCAGGTCAGCTGTACACTTACCCGGCTCGTCGCTGGAGGAAGAAACGGCGCTCTCACCCGCCTGAGGACCCCCGCCTGGCTTTCCCCCCTCTCAAAGCAG CAGATTTAGAGCTGGGTCTGAAGCGCGACGCCTTGGGGGCGGTGGACGGCAGCAGTCTGGAGGCGTTGCTCAAGGGCGAGCCCGTGGACAGGAGGAGCGGCGTGGCGGACGTCCGTGGTCCCGAGGACGATGCGGCCACCGCCGAGCCCCCTGCCAGCTCTGCGGCCACGCACACGTCTTCTGGACGCGTCCGCAAG AGAGTCTTGGACCACGATGACTACCTGGATGACTTGGACGATGAAGACTTTGAGGACGAGACCCCCAAGAGGCGGGGCAAGAGCAAATCCAAA GGGCGCGGCGACAAGAACGGCAAGAAGAAAAGCGAGGCTGCAGCTGCAGCTCTGGAGGAACGAGACAAACCCTACGCCTGCGACA tctgTGGGAAGCGCTACAAGAACCGTCCGGGCCTCAGCTACCACTATACACATTCTCACCTGGCCGAGGAGGAGGGCGAGGACCGCGAGGAGATCGAGGCACCACCCACTCCTCGCCAGCCTGAGGAGCAGAAGA CCAATAAGAAGGGTCCCAATGGCCTGGCGCTGCCCAACGATTACTGCGACTTCTGTCTGGGAGACTCCACCATGAACCAGAAGACCGGCCAGTCGGAGGAGCTCGTGTCCTGCTCGGACTGCGGACGCTCAG GCCACCCGACGTGTCTGCAGTTCACGCCCGTGATGATGGCGGCCGTCAAGACCTaccgctggcagtgcatcgagtgCAAGTGCTGCAACGTGTGCGGCACCTCGGAGAATGAC GACCAGCTGCTGTTCTGTGACGACTGCGACCGAGGCTACCACATGTACTGCCTTTCCCCCCCCATGACCGAGCCCCCCGAGG GGAGCTGGAGCTGCCACCTGTGCCTGGCTCTGCTCAAGGACAAAGCCTCCATCTACCAGCAGAACCAGAACCTCGCCTCCGAGTGA
- the LOC131110093 gene encoding zinc finger protein ubi-d4-like isoform X6 produces the protein MAAAVDSVVKVLGEQYYRDAMEQCHSYNARLCAERSILMPFLDSQTGVAQSNCYIWMEKRHRSAGVAPGQLYTYPARRWRKKRRSHPPEDPRLAFPPLKADLELGLKRDALGAVDGSSLEALLKGEPVDRRSGVADVRGPEDDAATAEPPASSAATHTSSGRVRKRVLDHDDYLDDLDDEDFEDETPKRRGKSKSKGRGDKNGKKKSEAAAAALEERDKPYACDICGKRYKNRPGLSYHYTHSHLAEEEGEDREEIEAPPTPRQPEEQKTANKKGPNGLALPNDYCDFCLGDSTMNQKTGQSEELVSCSDCGRSGHPTCLQFTPVMMAAVKTYRWQCIECKCCNVCGTSENDDQLLFCDDCDRGYHMYCLSPPMTEPPEGSWSCHLCLALLKDKASIYQQNQNLASE, from the exons ATGGCGGCGGCCGTCGACAGTGTTGTGAAAGT GCTCGGGGAGCAGTACTACCGCGATGCCATGGAGCAATGCCACAGCTACAATGCCCGCCTGTGTGCCGAGCGCAGCATCCTGATGCCCTTCCTGGACTCGCAGACCGGCGTGGCTCAGTCCAACTGCTACATCTGGATGGAGAAGAGGCATCGGAGCGCAG GTGTGGCTCCAGGTCAGCTGTACACTTACCCGGCTCGTCGCTGGAGGAAGAAACGGCGCTCTCACCCGCCTGAGGACCCCCGCCTGGCTTTCCCCCCTCTCAAAGCAG ATTTAGAGCTGGGTCTGAAGCGCGACGCCTTGGGGGCGGTGGACGGCAGCAGTCTGGAGGCGTTGCTCAAGGGCGAGCCCGTGGACAGGAGGAGCGGCGTGGCGGACGTCCGTGGTCCCGAGGACGATGCGGCCACCGCCGAGCCCCCTGCCAGCTCTGCGGCCACGCACACGTCTTCTGGACGCGTCCGCAAG AGAGTCTTGGACCACGATGACTACCTGGATGACTTGGACGATGAAGACTTTGAGGACGAGACCCCCAAGAGGCGGGGCAAGAGCAAATCCAAA GGGCGCGGCGACAAGAACGGCAAGAAGAAAAGCGAGGCTGCAGCTGCAGCTCTGGAGGAACGAGACAAACCCTACGCCTGCGACA tctgTGGGAAGCGCTACAAGAACCGTCCGGGCCTCAGCTACCACTATACACATTCTCACCTGGCCGAGGAGGAGGGCGAGGACCGCGAGGAGATCGAGGCACCACCCACTCCTCGCCAGCCTGAGGAGCAGAAGA CAGCCAATAAGAAGGGTCCCAATGGCCTGGCGCTGCCCAACGATTACTGCGACTTCTGTCTGGGAGACTCCACCATGAACCAGAAGACCGGCCAGTCGGAGGAGCTCGTGTCCTGCTCGGACTGCGGACGCTCAG GCCACCCGACGTGTCTGCAGTTCACGCCCGTGATGATGGCGGCCGTCAAGACCTaccgctggcagtgcatcgagtgCAAGTGCTGCAACGTGTGCGGCACCTCGGAGAATGAC GACCAGCTGCTGTTCTGTGACGACTGCGACCGAGGCTACCACATGTACTGCCTTTCCCCCCCCATGACCGAGCCCCCCGAGG GGAGCTGGAGCTGCCACCTGTGCCTGGCTCTGCTCAAGGACAAAGCCTCCATCTACCAGCAGAACCAGAACCTCGCCTCCGAGTGA
- the LOC131110093 gene encoding zinc finger protein ubi-d4-like isoform X7, whose translation MAAAVDSVVKVLGEQYYRDAMEQCHSYNARLCAERSILMPFLDSQTGVAQSNCYIWMEKRHRSAGVAPGQLYTYPARRWRKKRRSHPPEDPRLAFPPLKADLELGLKRDALGAVDGSSLEALLKGEPVDRRSGVADVRGPEDDAATAEPPASSAATHTSSGRVRKRVLDHDDYLDDLDDEDFEDETPKRRGKSKSKGRGDKNGKKKSEAAAAALEERDKPYACDICGKRYKNRPGLSYHYTHSHLAEEEGEDREEIEAPPTPRQPEEQKTNKKGPNGLALPNDYCDFCLGDSTMNQKTGQSEELVSCSDCGRSGHPTCLQFTPVMMAAVKTYRWQCIECKCCNVCGTSENDDQLLFCDDCDRGYHMYCLSPPMTEPPEGSWSCHLCLALLKDKASIYQQNQNLASE comes from the exons ATGGCGGCGGCCGTCGACAGTGTTGTGAAAGT GCTCGGGGAGCAGTACTACCGCGATGCCATGGAGCAATGCCACAGCTACAATGCCCGCCTGTGTGCCGAGCGCAGCATCCTGATGCCCTTCCTGGACTCGCAGACCGGCGTGGCTCAGTCCAACTGCTACATCTGGATGGAGAAGAGGCATCGGAGCGCAG GTGTGGCTCCAGGTCAGCTGTACACTTACCCGGCTCGTCGCTGGAGGAAGAAACGGCGCTCTCACCCGCCTGAGGACCCCCGCCTGGCTTTCCCCCCTCTCAAAGCAG ATTTAGAGCTGGGTCTGAAGCGCGACGCCTTGGGGGCGGTGGACGGCAGCAGTCTGGAGGCGTTGCTCAAGGGCGAGCCCGTGGACAGGAGGAGCGGCGTGGCGGACGTCCGTGGTCCCGAGGACGATGCGGCCACCGCCGAGCCCCCTGCCAGCTCTGCGGCCACGCACACGTCTTCTGGACGCGTCCGCAAG AGAGTCTTGGACCACGATGACTACCTGGATGACTTGGACGATGAAGACTTTGAGGACGAGACCCCCAAGAGGCGGGGCAAGAGCAAATCCAAA GGGCGCGGCGACAAGAACGGCAAGAAGAAAAGCGAGGCTGCAGCTGCAGCTCTGGAGGAACGAGACAAACCCTACGCCTGCGACA tctgTGGGAAGCGCTACAAGAACCGTCCGGGCCTCAGCTACCACTATACACATTCTCACCTGGCCGAGGAGGAGGGCGAGGACCGCGAGGAGATCGAGGCACCACCCACTCCTCGCCAGCCTGAGGAGCAGAAGA CCAATAAGAAGGGTCCCAATGGCCTGGCGCTGCCCAACGATTACTGCGACTTCTGTCTGGGAGACTCCACCATGAACCAGAAGACCGGCCAGTCGGAGGAGCTCGTGTCCTGCTCGGACTGCGGACGCTCAG GCCACCCGACGTGTCTGCAGTTCACGCCCGTGATGATGGCGGCCGTCAAGACCTaccgctggcagtgcatcgagtgCAAGTGCTGCAACGTGTGCGGCACCTCGGAGAATGAC GACCAGCTGCTGTTCTGTGACGACTGCGACCGAGGCTACCACATGTACTGCCTTTCCCCCCCCATGACCGAGCCCCCCGAGG GGAGCTGGAGCTGCCACCTGTGCCTGGCTCTGCTCAAGGACAAAGCCTCCATCTACCAGCAGAACCAGAACCTCGCCTCCGAGTGA